The region CACACTGTAAACTCTTCTTTTGAGATCCGAATGAGAATGTTTGTGTAAATGAAAGTAATTTCGTTATAAAAACATAATTTCGGGTGCTGAAGAAACACAGGGCTAGAAGAGCCGTAGACCAGATGTCTGTAGCAAGCAGGCATTGAGTGGGCAGCCAATCAGAGGGCGGCTGATACTATAAATAAGAGCAAGAGCGGGGCGGTTCTCTCAATTTCAAGGCGGCAAGTAAAGATAGCCACGGAGCGGAGTTTAGTAATTTGCTTTTAATCAACTCTAGTACGTACGGTACGactcttttattttgttctttgAAAGGAAGAATGGCAGAAGAAACCGCTCCAGCGGCAGCCGCTGCATCTCCTCCGGCTGCAGGTGCGGCCAAGAAAAAGGCCAAAAAGCCTGCGGGAGCGCGCAAGTCATCTGGCCCCAGCGTCTCCGAGCTGATCGTGAAAGCCGTGTCAGCTTCAAAGGAGCGCAGCGGCATGTCTCTGGCTGCCCTGAAGAAGGCTCTGGCGGCGTCGGGCTACGACGTGGAGAAGAACAATAGTCGCTTGAAGCTGGCCGTCAAGAGCCTGGTGAGCAAGGGCAGCCTCCTGCAGACCAAGGGCAGCGGAGCTTCGGGCTCCTTCAAACTGAACAAGAAGCAGCCGGAGAGCAAGAAGAAGAGCGCTCCCAAAAGCAAGAAACCGGCCGTGAAGAAGCCGAAAAAGGCGGTATCTGTGGGAGTAAAAAAGAGTCCGAAGAGACCCAAGAAACCGTCAGCAGCCGCTACCAAGAAAGTAGCCAAGAGCCCCAAAAAGCCCAAAGCGGTTAAACCCAAGAAAGTGGCTAAGAGCCCGGCTAAAAAATCTAAACCCTTGAAAGCGAAGGTGAAGAAAAACCCAGCAAAGGCTGCCAAACCCAAAGCCAAAAAGGCCGCAAAGGGGGCCCCTAAGAAAAAGTGAAGCTTTCAACCTTTGTTAATTCTCATATAAacccaaaggctcttttcagagccaccaccACACAGATCAGAGAAAGAGTAAGATGAATTTGGTTCTTATTAAATGACTTGAAACGCCTGCATCTGCACAGTTGTATATTatataagctggagctttggTACATCAAAGGGCGCAGGCGTAGCTGCCAGCAAGTTGGTTTAGTTCAGCAGAAGCAGGTACGCTTCTTTGGCCTTTACtcggcgcaaaaaaaaaaaaaccattacaaTTCAGACAAGAACAGGCCAAGTGTTTCAATACTGCAGCAGCCTGAATAgcggtttgggggagggggaagagcccGCATTACCACAATTCAGTAGAGAACATTGTTCAATACTAgtttattgggggtggggggagagccgGGAAGAAAGACGGCAAGATGCTGCCTACAATCCCTAAGTAGTAACCATAGAGCAGACTGACTCGTCAGCTCTTTTTGTGTAGGGATGtggtggctcttaaaagagcctttTGGTTGTGTAGCTGGAGCATAATGCTTTTTAAGCCCTCTCGCCACGAATACGACGGGCCAGCTGGATATCTTTGGGCATGATGGTGACTCTCTTGGCGTGGATAGCGCACAGATTGGTATCCTCGAAGAGCCCCACCAGGTAAGCCTCGCTAGCCTCCTGCAGGGCCATGACAGCCGAGCTCTGGAAGCGCAAGTCGGTCTTGAAATCTTGCGCGATCTCTCGCACCAGGCGTTGGAAGGGCAGCTTGCGaataagcaactcagtagacttTTGGTAGCGGCGGATTTCCCGCAGCGCTACAGTACCCGGTCGATAGCGATGAGGCTTCTTCACACCACCTGTGGCTGGGGCGCTTTTGCGAGCGGCCTTGGTCGCCAACTGCTTACGAGGAGCTTTTCCTCCAGTCGACTTACGGGCAGTCTGCTTAGTACGGGCCATGTTGGACACAAGCTCTTCTTAACTCTCTTCTGCTTTCAAAAAGATGCCACTGACTGTATATATGAGACTAGAGATCGCGCGCTGCGCCGTTCTGCTCTTTTATAGGTTGCTCCATGACTGCTGATAGGCTCCGAGAACCGTTTATGAAGGTATGAAAAGCCCGCCCTTTGGCGTGATTGGTGCTTTGCTTAGAGGTGCATCTCTTTCTCTTGTGAGGAAATGGCAGCCTCTTCGTAGAACAAGACTCAGAAACCGTGGTTTGGGTTCACCATGCAATCCATTTTGTTTTTAGTGAACCTGATAAAAGGGTATCTtacttagtgttttttttttttttttggggggggggggtcgtttttGTTTCATATTCTCCACCCTCCTAGATTGTTAACCATTTTGAAATCTTGTAAACGAATGAGTAGACCGAACTCGAGGTTTGAAATTCCCGCCTTCTGCAGTGATCGGAAAGAAACTCTTCTCAGTTACCACTGCCAGCCGCAAACCTGAATCCCAGGGACCAAGAAATGTTCAAATGTCTTGGGATGCTGCTGTTAAATATGCTTACCGAAGGGATTTTTCTCATTTTAGGTCGGGGGGCGGGAGGTGGTTGCACCTGGacataaaaaggaaaaatgaaGTCTTGACAACTATCTTATTCTCTACAACAGTGTTAGAAGAGGGAATTGGTTGTTAAAATGTGCAAAAGTTGTGCATAGAAACCGTGTTTTTAGAAAGTATACTTGGCATGCACCCTACTTTATTTGCACTGGCTCCATTCAGCTTTTGGCAAAAACTAGCTTTTGGACCAGTAGAAGCCAAGCCTGCCTTGTCTTCCCCTGATACCCGTTTTTTGGGGGGATCAGCTCAGCTCAGCTCTAAAACTGATAGGGAAGACTCTACAAGCAAAATTCACAGAAAGGGACTTTGCTGGATAGCAAGTCAAGGATGTTAGATGAGACGGTAGGTAtgagccagtaggtggagattgcCACCATTTTCGCTTCCccgaaacaatagcaaaagattactaGAAATAAGGGGCTTCCTATATGtagatatttaatttttttatttcatgatatttatatcaccACAGCTTAAGATATTATTGTAGCTggaagaaacagcagttataaactctgtgtttttgtgctcatttttctactgttctatacaatacagatggcgaAATGTCATTGAGGATAccgtttactgatgggttcatcttaactgttgttgtaatgtaccttgggaagcctggtattataaagatggaatatattgaaatgaaatggaagtaaaattaaactctcctttcatagggacacatggaatcacaaccacagctaatgaaaactgaaactaaaaaccagagtgcttttatttttatttatttgttacatttgtaccccacattttcccacctatttgcaagctcaatgtggcttacatagtaccttgagGCGTtagtccccgtctcatctgcccgcaacctcggagtcatctttgactcctccctctccttctctgcgcatatcctgcagactgccaagacctgccgcttcttcctctttaacatcagcaaaatttgccctttccactctgagcacaccacccgaactctcatccactctctcatcacctctcgccttgactacttcaaccttctcctcactggcctcccacttagccatctatcccccactTTAAtatgttcagaactctgcggcacgtctcatattctgccAAAACCGATTTATTCATATCACccgtctcctcaagtcacttcactggcttccaatcagataccacattcaattcaagcttctccttcttacctacaaacgCATTCAGTctactgcccctcactacctctcctccctcatctccccctatgttcccgcccgtaacctccattcacaggacaaatccctcctctctgtacccttctctaacaccgccaactccaggctccgctcattctgcctcgcctcaccctatgcttggaacaaccttccagagccctacgccaagccccctccctgcccatcttcaagtctttgcttaaaacccacctcttcaatgctgcattcggcacctaactcttaccattcactaaatccagactgccccaatttgaccgcccctatcggactgtccgttcacttgtctcttagattgtaagctccttgagcagggaccatccctctatgttaattgtacagcgctgcgtaaccctagtagcgctttagaaatgttaagtagtagtagtagtaatgaaaaacagatacaaagtgatgttattatcaaagaggttcatgtgttacagatacGTTAgtagaatcgtagagaagaaaaGTTATATAGTGTTCGTTACGggatttggtttcgttgtgttgctggattcaggcacttacgttgggtcagtagggtatgccttttggaataagatagtctttagtaattttcggaagttaaggtggtcatggattgttttcacagcttttgggaggccattccatagttgtgcacttatgtaggagaagccggatgcgtaagttgttttgtatttcaagcctttgcaatttgggtagtgtaggtttaggtatgatctagcATAACTGACtctttcttgttggtagatctatgaggtctatcatgtatcctggaactacaccatatatgattttgtggaccagagtgcaaatattgaagatgatccgttctttgattgggagccagtgcggTTTTTCTCAAAGAAGTTTGGCACCGtcaaagcgtgttttgctgaatatcaatctgtctgctgtattttgggtggtctggatttTTTTGTTAGGCTGACTTTGCTTCACAATCCAAGTCACAGCTGATTTCATAACTTAATGCGAaatttaggaccccttttacaaagccatgatagTGATTCCGGCATGTTAAATACGACGAAGACCATAGGAATGAACAGGGCTTCGTCACATTTCTGCCCTGGAATCACTAGTCTGGTTTTGAGAATGGAGCCCTGAAATTTCTGCTACAATTTTGTATCAAAGCATTGATTTGGAGCACTGTATTTAACAATAAGCTATTGTGCAAGATTAAACCTGCATTAGTTAaaaataagtaacatagtagatgacggcagaaaaagacctgcacggtccatccagtctgcccaacaagataactcatatttgctgctttttgtgtataccctactttgatttgtacctgtgctcttcagggcacagactgtataagtctgcccagcactatccccgcctcccaaccactagcccctcctcccaaccaccggctctggcacagaccgtataagtctgcccagcactatccctgccgcccaccaccagctctggcacagaccatataagtcttctcagtcttatttaccatccccttcctaataattcctagcatcctgtttgactTTGGCTGCGGCTGCATACTGGGGAGAATATTCCAGACAATCGAATGTCTCAACAGTACAATGCAATTTACCCCCTCAAACCCTACAACCCCACCACCCCACAAGAATACAAAGAATAGCCCCACCCACCCAGGACTACCTTACAATCTCAGGTggtatagtcagggcaggagGGATTTTCCAGCTCCAATAAACATTTTGAGTGCAGAGTCAGAATGGGCAGGAGTAAATGGGGATGACCCCTGCCCCAACAACACccttagactaccagggattgtaaAATAGACCAAAGGGACTTACAGTAGGTGAGCATTAAGGCCTGTGGTTTACTGCATACAATTCTGGTTGTGCTCTAAATCCGGACGATGCATTAGAGAGATGCTTTCTTGGATTGCTGCACCCCCAGTTGCAGAGTCCTATTCGTCTTGGCATTTAAATCCTGGCCTCCCTACTCTGTTTGTGAGGCAAATTTGATATGATTGGTAGTACAAATTTTTGTTCCACATTTTTCCTGAAAGCAGATAATAGACTGCCAATATCACATTTGAGAATACTGGAAAAATAAATCCGTTTAAAGTAGCAATGGGAAAAACAAGCAGAGAACAACAAAATAAGTTTTAGTGTGGTATGAGTGGAGACAtgcatggcgccgtgccccgacgggcatgcCCACCAAGCCCCAGCGGGAGGCGAGGGAAGGGACATCCCCTATCGCCAGAGGCTCCCCGCTGGGCATCGGGAGGAGCCAGAGAGGGGCTTAAAAGCCCACGATGGGAGCCGGTCGACCTCTTCCGGTCGCCGCGGCAAGCTGTGTACGGTATGTACACATAAAATGGACCTACAGCATAGGATCAGTTAAGTTCATTTCTCTTCTTCTCACTTGAAACCTTAAAGAAGTTGAAGAATGGACAACACCGAGTCGGAGGTACgaattgtgggggaggggaggatttaGCAGCACCGCCTTTTTTTAGATTCCAGTTCTCCATAAGGTCCGCCCTCCCTCTATATTAGTGGCAGTTGGAAAGCTTTCCGTTTGCGCTTTTCACTTTATAAGGTAAAAAATGTCTGGTCGTGGTAAAGGTGGGAAGGGTTTAGGGAAAGGGGGCATAGGAAGGTGTTACGCGATAATATCCATGGCATCACAAAGCCCGCTATCCGGCGCCTGGCTCGCCGAGGCGGAGTCAAGCGTATCATTCTCCGGCCTAATCTACGAAGAGACTCGCGGGGTGCTGAAGGTTTTCTTGGAAAATGTTATCCGAGACGCCGTCATTTATACTGAACACGCCAAAAGAAAGACAGTAACCGCTATGGATGTGGTGTATGCCCTGAAGCGCCAGGGCCGTACCCTGTATGGTTTCGGAGGCTAAAGGACCTGACCCTTATCTATCCAGCCAACCCaaaggctcttttaagagccaccTACAGTTTCAGTAGCAGCTGTGATATCagcggggcggggcggggcggggcggggggggggggggggttgtctgtaTGTTGAATTTTAGAACACCGTAGTTGAGAAAAGCTGTTATATTGAGAGTGTTTGTGGGAAACATTATCTTTTTGCTCTTTTTAATAAAAGTTGTTATATTGAGAGAGTGGGGCGTGGGAAACATTATctttgcaaagaaaaaaaatcttgaagGTCTCCCTTCCCTTTCGCAGATAAGGTAAAGGAGTAGTGCTATTGCTGGGTCAGTCCTACTGGTGCAGCAAAATTTTAGCGCTTTAGGTGGAGCAACTttggtggctctgaaaagagcctttgggtTGTGTGTGCGGACGCTGTTGGCTGAGCCCGCCATTACTTGGAGCTGGTGTACTTGGTGACGGCCTTGGTGCCCTCGGACACGGCGTGCTTGGCCAGCTCACCGGGTAGCAGCAGACGCACTGCAGTTTGAATTTCCCTGGAAGTGATGGTAGAGCGCTTGTTATAGTGAGCCAGGCGGGAGGCTTCTCCAGCGATGCGCTCAAAGATGTCATTCACGAAGGAATTCATGATGTTCATGGCTTTGGAGGAAATGCCGGTGTCGGGATGAACCTGCTTCAGCACTTTATACACGTAGATAGCGTAGCTCTCTTTCCTGCTTCTCTTGCGCTTTTTGCCGTCCTTTTTCTGGGTCTTGTTCACGGCTTTCTTCGATCCCTTTTTGGGCGCGGGTGCAGATTTGGCTGGTTCAGGCATGGCCACCACAAGCTCAACCTCAAATTCGCTATCTGGTGTCCACAAAACAAAGAGTGCCCAGGCCACTGCTAGTGAAAAAGCTTGTTCGGATGGCCATTTAAAGGCTCCCCATGCAAATTGCTGGCGCTGAGTTTCTCTCCTTACTATTTGGTCTAGACCAATGGCACGTCACAAGACCGCCTGGCAGCCTTCGGATTGGCCTATTGCTCATTGTGATAACAGCTGAGACAGGCAGGTTTAGGACGTTCGGTTCTTAACCAATCGCGAAGGAGTTTAAGAGAGTGGCAGAGTATAAAAGGGTTTCGATCTGTTGGCATTTTAAGCTATTTCTTCTAAAAACTGATCGAAATGTCTGGACGTGGGAAACAAGGGGGTAAAGCTCGGGCTAAGGCTAAGACTCGCTCGTCCCGAGCGGGTCTGCAGTTCCCTGTGGGGCGGGTGCACAGACTGCTGCGGAAAGGTAACTACGCTGAGCGTGTGGGCGCTGGCGCCCCAGTCTATCTGGCGGCGGTGCTAGAATATCTGACTGCCGAGATCCTCGAACTGGCTGGTAATGCTGCGCGCGATAACAAGAAGACCCGTATCATCCCCAGGCACTTGCAGCTGGCCATCCGCAACGACGAAGAGCTGAACAAACTGCTGGGGAGAGTCACCATCGCGCAGGGCGGCGTCCTGCCCAACATCCAGGCGGTGCTTCTGCCTAAGAAAACCGAGAGTCACAAGGCGTCCAAGAGCAAGTAAAGCTGTCCCGCAGAGAGGACGAAACCAGAACCCCaaaaggctcttttcagagccacctacTTTATTTTGTAAAGAGCTAGATTTTAGCACGAGCATcacctataaataaataaaataaggaatccttactaaggcccagatgcagcaaccaaatgtaaaaaaatctaaatcgttaaagtccctaacgattttaaaataacgaaaaatgcaccaaaaaaaagtcacacatgctgagatcggtattgaaacgtacaatgtatcaaagaatcacaatacacatcgttaatcggcccccaaatcatgcgcagagcagccaagcgttatgttagctgctctgcgcatgccacaaatagtcaaaacacagtcaaatcacaagcacatggctcccaaatcaaaaaaaaaaaaaaaaaaaaaaaagggtcgggagggggcaaaggcgctggtcAGGAGCATCCtatatggccgtccttgcccccccccacccgtggtcgccgttccccccgccccacttccccctgcattctaaattaaaaagcaagaataaaagcaaacgtacctttagcagccccggcccccctcccttcctcactactctgtctcccctcagctccgcctcccgacatcatcctacgtaggttactgacgtcagacaggggcgggcgcagcaggagagagacgcgcgaccgaagctgggcgaaggcaggcatcagctttcttcttgcccgtgcagcgccttcagacagaggagagaggcgctgcacgggcccggtaagagggaggggggcccgatggaggaggggaatggcggcgacgaccccaagagggggcggggcacagggcggaggatgtcaggaggcggagctgaggtgagacagaatagtgaggaagggagggtggcaggggctgctagaattttgctttttcggggggggagcggcggaaagtggggagcagcggggggggggggcaaggccgtccgtacagtacgctcctgatgagcgcccttgccccctcccgatcctttttttattttattttttttatgtgttttctgacgtcctttggaccaatcacagagcttttagctctgctaatgcgctgggattggctcaaagtttgtttattttttcacttaatgatttttcctggcacagagctgtcctaacgagaggtccagacctctcgttagatttcctgcctttttcctgcgtaaaggcaatcggaaaaggttagtgcatgtcgtttcaatggggttttcacactaattgctcatctccattccgttttcgttagctgctggcttcctcggtaaaagccctttgatgcatgcaacggatcaaattttcctcattGGAGGGTCAacaaaggctcatttagctttagtgcatctgcctctaagtgtttctctaggaggcagatgcagcaaccaaacgtaaaaaaatcaaaatcgttaaagtccctaacgatttttaaaaaacgaagaatgcaccaaaaaaaaaagtcacacatgctcagatcggtattcaaacgtacaatgtatcaaagaatcacaatacacatcggtaatcggcc is a window of Microcaecilia unicolor chromosome 11, aMicUni1.1, whole genome shotgun sequence DNA encoding:
- the LOC115481210 gene encoding histone H1-like, with the translated sequence MAEETAPAAAAASPPAAGAAKKKAKKPAGARKSSGPSVSELIVKAVSASKERSGMSLAALKKALAASGYDVEKNNSRLKLAVKSLVSKGSLLQTKGSGASGSFKLNKKQPESKKKSAPKSKKPAVKKPKKAVSVGVKKSPKRPKKPSAAATKKVAKSPKKPKAVKPKKVAKSPAKKSKPLKAKVKKNPAKAAKPKAKKAAKGAPKKK
- the LOC115480966 gene encoding histone H3, with protein sequence MARTKQTARKSTGGKAPRKQLATKAARKSAPATGGVKKPHRYRPGTVALREIRRYQKSTELLIRKLPFQRLVREIAQDFKTDLRFQSSAVMALQEASEAYLVGLFEDTNLCAIHAKRVTIMPKDIQLARRIRGERA
- the LOC115481219 gene encoding histone H2B type 2-E-like — its product is MPEPAKSAPAPKKGSKKAVNKTQKKDGKKRKRSRKESYAIYVYKVLKQVHPDTGISSKAMNIMNSFVNDIFERIAGEASRLAHYNKRSTITSREIQTAVRLLLPGELAKHAVSEGTKAVTKYTSSK
- the LOC115481214 gene encoding histone H2A type 1-E-like yields the protein MSGRGKQGGKARAKAKTRSSRAGLQFPVGRVHRLLRKGNYAERVGAGAPVYLAAVLEYLTAEILELAGNAARDNKKTRIIPRHLQLAIRNDEELNKLLGRVTIAQGGVLPNIQAVLLPKKTESHKASKSK